A stretch of the Serratia marcescens genome encodes the following:
- a CDS encoding ArsR/SmtB family transcription factor, translating to MNENDIFKALADPTRRTIFDKLAAGSMNASALREGLPISQSAMSQHLAVLRNAGLIREAKQGRCVNYQVDPDGLAQIAQWLAKYRTWWPARIDALQTLLKDMDQ from the coding sequence ATGAACGAAAATGACATCTTCAAAGCGTTGGCCGATCCGACCCGCCGCACCATCTTCGACAAACTCGCCGCCGGCAGCATGAACGCCAGCGCGCTGCGCGAAGGGTTGCCCATCAGCCAGTCGGCAATGTCGCAACACCTGGCGGTGCTGCGCAATGCCGGGCTGATACGCGAGGCGAAGCAGGGGCGCTGCGTCAATTATCAGGTCGACCCGGACGGGTTGGCGCAGATTGCCCAGTGGTTGGCGAAGTACCGCACCTGGTGGCCGGCGCGCATCGACGCGCTGCAAACCTTGCTAAAGGACATGGATCAATGA
- a CDS encoding SRPBCC family protein, with product MNKRAEPPPHDRLVLEYALDAPPEKVWRALSIPALREQWLPTCDLAQADPLATTPGEAVSYRLRDDQPPFLESVVTLQIVPDAGGGSLLRIIHQLDAANDGPTTVMRAA from the coding sequence ATGAACAAACGGGCTGAGCCGCCGCCGCACGATCGGCTGGTATTGGAGTATGCGCTCGATGCGCCGCCGGAAAAAGTGTGGCGGGCGCTCAGCATTCCCGCGCTGCGCGAGCAGTGGCTGCCGACATGCGACCTGGCGCAGGCCGATCCGCTGGCCACTACGCCGGGCGAGGCGGTGAGCTATCGCCTGCGCGACGACCAGCCGCCATTTCTCGAAAGCGTGGTGACGCTGCAGATCGTGCCGGATGCCGGCGGTGGCAGCCTGCTGCGGATTATTCACCAGCTTGATGCCGCCAACGACGGCCCGACGACGGTGATGCGCGCCGCCTGA
- a CDS encoding ATP-dependent Clp protease proteolytic subunit: MREKMMLVPMVVEQTSRGERSFDIYSRLLRDRIVFLNGEVNDDVAEMLCAQLLFLEAENPEKPIHLYINSPGGVISSGLAIYDTMQYIRAPVHTLCMGTARSMGSFLLMAGEPGHRMALPNASLHVHQPLGGVQGQASDILIHAEEMKRTKERVIRLYAQHCGLSDEAVEQALDRDRFMTADEAAAWGLIDKVLRER, translated from the coding sequence ATGCGTGAGAAGATGATGCTCGTCCCAATGGTGGTGGAGCAGACCAGCCGGGGAGAACGTTCCTTTGATATTTATTCGCGTCTGCTGCGCGATCGGATCGTGTTCCTCAACGGCGAAGTCAATGACGACGTGGCCGAAATGCTGTGCGCCCAACTGCTGTTTCTGGAGGCGGAAAACCCGGAAAAACCGATCCACCTGTACATCAACTCGCCGGGCGGAGTGATCAGCAGCGGGCTGGCGATTTACGACACCATGCAGTACATCCGTGCGCCGGTGCATACCCTGTGCATGGGCACCGCGCGTTCGATGGGCTCGTTCCTGCTGATGGCCGGCGAACCGGGGCACCGCATGGCGCTGCCCAACGCCAGCCTGCACGTGCACCAGCCGCTGGGCGGCGTTCAGGGGCAGGCCTCCGACATCTTGATCCACGCCGAAGAGATGAAGCGCACCAAAGAGCGAGTGATTCGGCTGTACGCTCAACATTGCGGCCTGAGTGATGAAGCGGTGGAGCAGGCGCTGGATCGCGATCGCTTCATGACCGCCGACGAAGCGGCGGCCTGGGGGCTGATCGATAAGGTGCTGCGGGAGCGGTAA
- a CDS encoding fimbrial biogenesis chaperone translates to MRKKYLTMGCALLLALATMGAQAGIIASATRVIFREGDTEKTLMLLNTNGYPIVAQTWVDNGDVNAAPELSRAPFVTLPSVFALPPSALKGLRILFAGAALPTDRESVFWLNLYEIPPNRPATPPLASRVTLAMNTQMKIFYRPKALTGKAENAAESVSFTLQQSPGGYLLRCHNRSAFYLSFARIAVHTGRRDYPVRQESDMMTAPYSMRDYHLDGVTAPTLPSQVTIQATLINDQGQQFVKSYTANP, encoded by the coding sequence ATGAGAAAGAAATATCTGACGATGGGATGCGCCCTGCTGCTGGCGCTGGCGACCATGGGCGCGCAGGCGGGCATCATCGCCTCCGCCACCCGGGTGATTTTCCGCGAGGGCGACACGGAAAAAACCCTGATGCTGCTCAACACCAACGGCTATCCGATCGTGGCGCAAACCTGGGTCGATAACGGCGACGTCAACGCCGCCCCCGAGCTGTCGCGCGCGCCGTTTGTCACCCTGCCCAGCGTATTCGCCCTGCCGCCTTCGGCGCTGAAAGGGCTGCGGATCCTGTTTGCCGGCGCGGCCCTGCCCACCGACAGGGAGTCGGTGTTCTGGCTTAACCTGTATGAGATCCCGCCCAACCGGCCGGCCACGCCGCCGCTGGCGTCGCGCGTGACGTTGGCGATGAACACGCAGATGAAAATCTTCTACCGCCCCAAAGCGCTGACGGGGAAAGCCGAAAACGCAGCCGAGTCCGTCTCGTTCACGCTGCAACAATCACCGGGCGGCTATCTGCTGCGCTGTCACAACCGGTCGGCATTTTATCTCTCCTTCGCCCGCATCGCCGTGCATACCGGCAGGCGCGATTACCCGGTGCGGCAAGAAAGCGACATGATGACCGCGCCGTACAGCATGCGGGATTATCACCTCGACGGCGTTACGGCGCCGACACTCCCTTCACAGGTCACCATTCAGGCCACCCTCATCAACGACCAGGGCCAACAGTTCGTCAAGTCATACACAGCAAACCCATAA
- a CDS encoding fimbrial protein: MKRIAYPIAALALLALSLFGAPAALAQCTRVAPWIDSGCDPCGVGTALGRVNLTSTYLQPVGTPLGTSVFDLTSGTRYPDPNKVLYECDAGDAGQIYEVFATNGDDRVGGYYDLGAQDGNPNYYATYFPYVGIRLTHLDSGKVFTRYWQSAPITRYATVGSKIQIRVKDFSAIRADLIRISSLPGAGASNYCGYSAGNPLVGMASTTGNSNYTCTQPNGYVTFQGPGIASDPIGSDSATNYATWGTGRWNAMGMGTAPISSLTYTATCVARNVTPLVILPTISVSQLTAGQTSQAQFTLNIECDNAAVSGVSSNNTALGLQVPYESYVAAQQLGLVSANGGVSYLLSSGYGTDSSVATGVGIALANAGNGAPMNFVGWARCSAGQCPQGNDAGWYPVLNGASGGGSTAAGFTHYTTQLTATLARLPGQTVTAGKVDARAYVWVKVQ; the protein is encoded by the coding sequence ATGAAACGCATTGCTTACCCGATCGCCGCCCTGGCGCTGCTCGCCCTGTCGCTGTTCGGTGCGCCCGCCGCGCTGGCCCAATGCACCCGGGTCGCCCCCTGGATCGATTCCGGTTGCGATCCCTGCGGGGTGGGCACAGCGCTGGGCCGGGTTAACCTGACCAGCACTTACCTGCAGCCCGTCGGCACGCCGCTGGGCACCAGCGTGTTCGATCTTACGTCCGGCACGCGCTATCCCGATCCCAACAAGGTGTTGTATGAATGCGACGCCGGCGACGCGGGGCAGATCTATGAAGTCTTCGCCACCAACGGCGACGATCGCGTCGGTGGCTATTACGATCTGGGCGCCCAGGACGGTAACCCCAACTACTACGCCACCTACTTCCCCTACGTCGGCATCCGCCTGACCCATCTGGATTCCGGCAAGGTTTTTACCCGCTACTGGCAGTCGGCGCCGATTACCCGCTACGCCACCGTCGGCAGCAAAATTCAGATCCGGGTGAAAGACTTCAGCGCCATCCGTGCCGATTTGATCCGCATCAGCTCGCTGCCGGGCGCGGGCGCCAGCAACTACTGCGGCTACAGCGCCGGCAACCCGCTGGTGGGCATGGCCTCGACCACCGGCAATTCGAACTATACCTGCACGCAGCCGAACGGCTATGTCACCTTTCAGGGGCCCGGCATCGCCTCGGATCCTATCGGCAGCGACTCCGCCACCAACTACGCCACCTGGGGCACCGGGCGCTGGAACGCGATGGGCATGGGCACCGCACCGATCTCCTCATTGACCTATACCGCCACCTGCGTGGCGCGCAACGTCACGCCGCTGGTGATCCTGCCGACCATATCCGTCAGCCAGTTGACCGCCGGGCAAACCTCACAGGCGCAGTTCACCCTCAATATCGAATGCGACAACGCCGCCGTTTCCGGCGTCAGCAGCAACAATACCGCCCTCGGCCTGCAGGTGCCGTATGAAAGCTACGTCGCGGCGCAGCAGCTCGGGCTGGTCAGCGCCAACGGCGGCGTGAGCTACCTGCTCTCCAGCGGCTACGGCACCGACAGCAGCGTCGCTACCGGCGTGGGCATCGCACTCGCCAACGCCGGCAACGGCGCGCCGATGAATTTCGTCGGCTGGGCGCGCTGCAGCGCCGGGCAATGCCCGCAAGGTAATGACGCCGGCTGGTACCCGGTGCTCAATGGCGCCAGCGGCGGCGGCAGCACCGCGGCAGGGTTTACCCACTACACCACCCAGCTCACCGCCACGCTCGCCCGGCTGCCCGGGCAAACCGTCACCGCCGGCAAAGTGGACGCCAGGGCCTACGTCTGGGTTAAGGTGCAATGA